From the genome of Sphingobacterium kitahiroshimense, one region includes:
- a CDS encoding efflux RND transporter permease subunit, with product MISEVFIKRPVTAIVISLLIMIVGGISIVSLPISQYPSVAPPTVSVTANYTGADAQTVEQTVTTPIESQINGTPGMLYMSSNSTSNGQSQITVTFEVGTDIDIATLDVQNRVGIAEPALPEAVKRLGVTTRKANTDILMLVSLVSPKGTRDAKFLDNYANLYIKDALLRITGVGEVTAFGQPFSMRVWLDANKLTNLNLTPADVSAAIAEQNLRIPGGSVGSTPQKSDQVFEYPVITDSDLSSVQDFEEIIVKSNTDGSIVLLKDVARIELGQFSYATSTRVNGMTSSGMMVSQTPGGNAVQSAEGIYTALERLKKSFPDDVDYVVGYETISVVNASIESVIHTLIEALLLVTLVVFFFLQSWRATLIPVLAIPVSIVGTFIFFLLFGFSINNLTLLAFVLAIGIVVDDAIVVVEAVQHYIDHYKMSAADATRRAMKDITAPVIAIALILSAVFVPVGFIPGMVGQLYQQFSITIAVSVMLSAFIALSLTPALCSIMLRPTAVHSEAKGLNKFFYKFNIWFERVTNKYSNGVKYCIKKAPMALIILLCIFIGTGYMFNKKPTGFIPGEDNGMFFAGITLPEGSSTTRTKEILNEVEQELRKDYPEIKDITAIAGINILNRAFQPNVATVFVSLKPWKDRKRTANQITGGIMGKYAGYSKARVLAVTPPAIPGLGTSGGFSLMIQDQQTVDIKVFEGVVGKFLAAANQRPEIGMAYTLFNTKTPNYKLSVNREQAKKMGVPVSTIYTTISAYLGSSYINDFTRYGRNFRVVSQADKDYRMNIEDINKLYVNNARGESVPLSSLVTWNLVQNPAIINHYNIFRSIEVSGSAAPGYSSGDAIRALQEVAAETLPNGYSYDFSGLALQETKSGNMTIMIFGLCILFVFLLLAALYESWSVPFSILLSVPLGVFGAILTLTLIPALDNNIYAQIGLVAIIGLAAKNAILIVEFAKERVDIGMNLYEATLDAVKLRLRPIIMTSFAFILGIIPLMLSTGAGAISRQTIGWTVFGGMSAATVLAIFIVPVLFVVITRLAYGKKKLAELEANFDEEKAKNLSAH from the coding sequence ATGATTTCAGAAGTTTTTATAAAAAGACCCGTCACTGCCATTGTGATTTCCCTATTGATTATGATCGTAGGTGGAATTTCAATTGTGTCATTGCCGATCAGTCAATATCCATCCGTAGCCCCACCAACTGTTTCAGTAACAGCAAACTACACTGGCGCGGATGCTCAAACTGTTGAGCAAACAGTAACGACTCCTATTGAGAGTCAAATTAATGGTACACCGGGCATGCTTTACATGTCCTCGAACAGTACATCGAATGGTCAATCACAGATTACCGTAACTTTTGAAGTTGGTACTGATATTGATATTGCTACATTAGACGTTCAAAACCGTGTGGGTATTGCTGAACCTGCGTTACCCGAAGCTGTTAAACGTTTAGGAGTAACGACACGTAAAGCGAATACAGATATCTTAATGCTTGTTTCACTGGTATCACCAAAAGGTACTCGCGATGCTAAGTTTTTAGATAACTATGCCAATTTATACATCAAAGATGCATTATTACGTATCACTGGTGTTGGTGAGGTTACCGCTTTTGGACAGCCATTCTCCATGCGCGTTTGGTTAGATGCCAATAAATTAACGAATTTAAATCTAACTCCTGCAGATGTATCTGCAGCAATTGCTGAACAAAACTTAAGAATTCCGGGAGGATCGGTAGGTTCTACTCCGCAAAAATCAGATCAGGTATTTGAATACCCAGTGATTACGGATTCAGATTTATCTTCGGTACAGGATTTTGAAGAAATCATTGTGAAATCGAATACCGATGGATCAATTGTTTTATTAAAAGATGTAGCGAGAATAGAATTGGGTCAATTCAGTTATGCAACAAGTACGCGTGTAAATGGTATGACTTCTTCTGGTATGATGGTTTCTCAAACTCCAGGAGGTAATGCTGTGCAATCTGCAGAGGGTATCTATACCGCATTGGAAAGATTAAAAAAATCATTCCCTGATGATGTTGACTATGTTGTCGGTTATGAGACAATTTCTGTTGTTAATGCTTCCATTGAATCAGTTATTCACACTTTGATTGAAGCTTTACTATTAGTAACTTTAGTTGTATTCTTCTTCTTACAGTCATGGAGAGCAACACTAATTCCTGTATTAGCGATTCCTGTATCTATTGTTGGTACATTTATTTTCTTCTTATTATTCGGTTTCTCGATCAATAACTTAACTTTATTAGCATTCGTGCTTGCTATTGGTATTGTGGTCGATGATGCGATTGTAGTGGTTGAGGCTGTGCAGCATTACATAGATCATTATAAGATGTCGGCAGCAGATGCAACGCGTCGTGCCATGAAAGACATTACAGCTCCGGTTATTGCCATTGCTTTGATTCTTTCTGCAGTATTCGTTCCTGTAGGATTTATCCCGGGTATGGTGGGTCAATTGTATCAACAATTCTCCATAACGATTGCCGTTTCGGTTATGCTGTCCGCATTTATTGCCCTGTCATTAACACCGGCATTATGTTCGATCATGTTAAGACCAACAGCAGTTCACTCGGAAGCGAAAGGTCTTAATAAGTTTTTCTACAAGTTTAATATCTGGTTCGAAAGAGTAACGAACAAATATTCGAATGGTGTAAAATACTGTATCAAAAAGGCTCCTATGGCGTTAATCATCTTACTTTGTATCTTCATTGGTACAGGATATATGTTTAATAAAAAACCAACTGGATTTATTCCTGGTGAAGATAATGGGATGTTCTTTGCCGGTATTACCTTGCCAGAAGGTTCGTCTACAACACGTACAAAAGAAATTTTAAATGAAGTAGAGCAAGAATTACGTAAAGATTATCCAGAGATTAAAGATATTACGGCTATTGCCGGTATCAATATTTTGAACAGAGCTTTCCAGCCTAACGTAGCGACAGTTTTCGTTTCTCTAAAACCTTGGAAAGATAGAAAGCGTACTGCTAACCAAATTACGGGTGGTATCATGGGTAAATATGCTGGCTATAGTAAAGCACGTGTACTCGCTGTTACTCCTCCTGCGATTCCTGGTCTTGGTACTTCTGGTGGTTTCAGTTTAATGATTCAAGATCAACAGACCGTAGATATCAAAGTCTTCGAAGGTGTAGTTGGTAAATTCTTAGCTGCAGCCAATCAGAGACCTGAAATCGGTATGGCCTATACCCTATTTAACACAAAAACTCCAAATTACAAGTTATCTGTTAATAGAGAGCAAGCGAAGAAAATGGGGGTTCCTGTTTCGACAATATATACCACTATATCTGCATACCTTGGATCTTCTTATATTAATGATTTTACAAGATACGGACGTAACTTTAGGGTTGTATCTCAGGCGGATAAAGATTACCGTATGAACATTGAGGACATCAACAAATTATATGTTAATAATGCTCGCGGTGAATCTGTTCCTTTAAGTTCATTGGTTACTTGGAACCTTGTTCAGAATCCAGCTATTATCAATCACTATAACATCTTTAGAAGTATAGAGGTCAGTGGTAGTGCTGCGCCTGGTTATTCGTCCGGTGATGCCATCAGAGCGCTTCAGGAAGTTGCCGCAGAAACATTGCCGAACGGTTATAGTTATGATTTCTCAGGATTGGCTTTACAAGAAACAAAATCTGGAAATATGACTATTATGATCTTTGGATTATGTATTCTGTTTGTATTCTTGCTACTAGCTGCGCTTTATGAAAGTTGGTCTGTTCCATTCTCAATTTTATTATCGGTACCACTAGGGGTATTTGGAGCAATTTTAACATTAACATTGATTCCAGCATTAGATAATAATATCTACGCGCAAATTGGTTTAGTTGCAATTATTGGTTTAGCGGCTAAAAATGCGATTCTAATTGTTGAGTTTGCTAAAGAACGTGTAGATATCGGAATGAACTTATATGAGGCAACATTAGATGCTGTTAAGCTTCGTCTACGTCCTATTATCATGACATCTTTTGCATTTATCTTAGGTATTATTCCTTTGATGTTATCGACTGGCGCCGGAGCCATTTCTCGCCAAACAATTGGCTGGACAGTATTTGGTGGTATGTCTGCAGCGACAGTTTTAGCAATCTTTATCGTTCCAGTACTGTTCGTTGTGATCACACGACTGGCTTATGGTAAAAAGAAATTAGCCGAGTTAGAAGCTAATTTTGATGAAGAAAAAGCTAAAAATTTATCTGCCCACTAA
- a CDS encoding efflux RND transporter periplasmic adaptor subunit, whose product MNKKHLLAAFFIGTTLIWQSCGNKDAQKQQAAQQAERVVPVSIATATEEIVTGNQTYPATVKPLNEADLFAEVSGYVTQIFVTDGASVSKGQKLYEIDGTRYAAALDQARANLKIAQSNLDRVQTDLNRYQALADKDAIAKQTLDYAKTDLANQKAQILGAQAAVTTAQTNLNRSTIRAPFAGIVGISDVRLGALVNPGTTRLNTVSSINPVAVEIQVSERDIPQFVNLQKSGSAAQIGAVLPDGTEYTAPGRIATIDRAVDPQTGTIRVRANFDNPGNVLRAGMNLSLNIKTNSATEEIVIPYKAVQDQLGVFNVYVVGDSSKAEQRKVDLGLKLGDKVVVKSGLKVGEKIVVDGIMNVQTGVKVAEAPAAAPDAAAPKK is encoded by the coding sequence ATGAATAAAAAACATTTATTAGCAGCTTTTTTTATTGGGACTACGCTAATCTGGCAGTCATGTGGCAATAAAGATGCTCAGAAACAACAGGCTGCACAGCAAGCAGAGCGTGTTGTACCTGTTTCCATAGCAACTGCCACAGAAGAAATTGTCACAGGAAACCAAACATATCCAGCTACTGTAAAACCCTTGAATGAAGCTGATTTATTTGCTGAAGTTTCTGGTTATGTAACGCAAATATTTGTAACTGATGGAGCATCGGTATCCAAAGGTCAAAAATTATATGAAATTGACGGCACTCGCTACGCAGCGGCTTTAGATCAAGCCAGAGCAAATCTTAAAATTGCACAATCTAATTTGGATCGTGTGCAAACAGATTTAAACCGTTACCAAGCATTAGCGGATAAAGATGCGATCGCAAAACAAACTTTAGATTATGCTAAAACAGATCTGGCAAATCAAAAAGCGCAGATCTTAGGTGCACAAGCTGCTGTAACAACAGCACAAACAAACTTAAATCGTTCAACTATAAGAGCGCCATTCGCGGGTATTGTAGGTATTTCGGATGTACGTCTTGGGGCTTTGGTTAATCCTGGAACTACACGATTAAATACGGTATCTTCAATCAATCCTGTGGCAGTTGAAATCCAAGTGAGCGAGCGTGATATTCCTCAATTTGTAAACTTACAAAAATCAGGTTCTGCAGCACAGATCGGCGCAGTATTACCGGATGGAACGGAGTATACAGCACCAGGAAGAATTGCCACTATTGACCGTGCAGTTGATCCACAGACAGGAACGATAAGAGTGCGTGCTAATTTTGACAACCCTGGTAATGTCTTGAGAGCTGGAATGAATCTATCTTTAAACATCAAAACGAATTCAGCAACTGAAGAAATTGTTATTCCTTATAAAGCTGTTCAAGATCAGTTGGGAGTATTTAACGTTTATGTTGTTGGTGATAGCAGTAAAGCTGAACAACGTAAAGTTGATCTAGGTTTAAAATTAGGAGATAAAGTAGTTGTAAAATCAGGCCTTAAAGTCGGTGAGAAAATTGTTGTTGATGGTATCATGAATGTGCAAACAGGTGTAAAAGTTGCTGAGGCTCCTGCTGCTGCACCTGATGCCGCTGCACCAAAAAAATAA
- a CDS encoding TolC family protein: MKFRQIAFSLAAMTTIYNVSYAQQTGNETLPAKANLQQLIDYALSNKISLKQAAIDEEIGEKDIDIALSGWLPQVNANGSYNYNVKVPTSFIGGQNIALGQKNASALTLQADQQILNPALMQASKAATLIRQSNKQNTESQKINTVVEVSKAYYDILTSEEQIKIVRENIARLQKQYNDAKVRYEVGMVDKTDFKRAQIALSNANADEKRTIELRRYKYDYLKNLIAVDHKVDITLSFENANMENQILIDTTSSASVTNRIEFQQLETSKKMQELETQYYKWTYLPNVSAFYNYAFNYRNNKFKDLYNDNFPSSVAGLSVSIPIFQGFKRKHQINQSKLRESRIDLSMEDLKNQVNTEYALATASYNANLIDWKTSRDNVDLSKEVYDTIKLQYDEGIKTYLDLMTAETDLKTSQLNYLNALYALLSSKLDVQKALGTVDTK, translated from the coding sequence ATGAAGTTTAGACAAATAGCCTTTTCTTTGGCAGCCATGACTACAATATACAATGTTAGTTATGCCCAACAAACAGGCAATGAGACGTTACCTGCTAAAGCAAATTTGCAGCAACTCATTGACTATGCCCTTAGCAACAAGATAAGTCTGAAACAGGCTGCAATTGATGAGGAAATTGGCGAAAAAGATATCGACATTGCCTTGTCTGGCTGGTTGCCACAGGTAAACGCTAATGGTTCTTACAACTATAATGTTAAAGTTCCCACCTCTTTTATAGGTGGACAGAACATTGCGTTAGGACAGAAGAATGCTAGTGCTTTAACCTTACAGGCTGATCAACAGATTTTGAATCCGGCACTTATGCAAGCTTCAAAAGCAGCAACACTTATCCGTCAATCCAATAAGCAAAACACTGAAAGTCAAAAAATCAACACAGTGGTTGAAGTGAGTAAGGCTTACTATGATATTTTAACGAGTGAAGAGCAGATCAAAATTGTTCGTGAAAACATTGCTAGACTTCAAAAACAATATAACGACGCTAAAGTACGCTACGAAGTTGGTATGGTTGACAAAACCGATTTCAAAAGAGCTCAAATTGCGCTAAGCAATGCAAATGCGGATGAAAAACGGACTATTGAACTACGCCGTTATAAATATGATTATTTAAAAAATTTAATAGCAGTTGATCATAAAGTTGATATTACATTATCTTTTGAGAATGCGAATATGGAAAATCAGATTCTGATTGATACGACTTCATCTGCTAGCGTAACCAATAGAATTGAATTCCAACAATTGGAAACGTCCAAGAAAATGCAAGAATTAGAAACGCAATACTATAAATGGACCTACCTCCCAAATGTAAGCGCATTTTATAACTATGCATTTAATTACAGAAATAACAAATTTAAGGATTTGTATAATGACAATTTCCCAAGCTCTGTAGCTGGATTATCTGTATCTATTCCAATTTTTCAAGGTTTTAAAAGAAAGCATCAAATCAATCAATCCAAACTACGCGAAAGTAGAATTGATTTAAGCATGGAAGATTTGAAAAATCAAGTCAACACAGAATATGCACTTGCAACAGCTTCATATAATGCCAACCTAATTGATTGGAAAACATCAAGAGATAATGTTGACTTATCTAAGGAAGTCTATGATACGATTAAGTTACAATATGATGAAGGTATTAAAACTTACTTAGACTTAATGACAGCTGAGACTGATCTTAAAACAAGTCAATTGAATTATTTAAATGCACTTTATGCACTTCTATCAAGCAAGCTAGATGTTCAAAAAGCATTAGGAACTGTAGATACAAAATAA
- a CDS encoding TetR/AcrR family transcriptional regulator, which produces MNVQYTKNNSKVISIFETTLRLIKDHGFHGTAMSKIAQEADVAIGTIYHYFPSKDDLIVSLFQYCGDTLNEAIFGSLDDKLTYKDTFFHIWKGFVKFYREHVEMFSFFEQFYSSPYYKVNSYETNESISGQSNILKFLTTGINKGELKDTNVEALACVFFGTAVSAIKGVKHNKLKSNESIEDVVNIIWDGVKNK; this is translated from the coding sequence ATGAACGTTCAATACACAAAAAATAATTCTAAAGTGATTTCCATATTTGAGACCACACTTCGGTTGATCAAAGATCATGGATTTCATGGCACAGCGATGAGCAAGATAGCTCAGGAAGCTGATGTCGCAATCGGTACAATCTATCATTACTTCCCATCGAAAGATGATTTGATCGTTAGCCTGTTTCAATACTGTGGCGACACTTTAAATGAAGCAATCTTTGGATCGCTGGATGATAAATTGACTTATAAAGACACTTTTTTTCATATATGGAAAGGCTTTGTAAAATTTTACAGAGAACATGTAGAAATGTTCAGTTTTTTTGAACAATTTTACTCATCTCCTTATTATAAGGTGAACAGTTATGAAACAAATGAATCTATTAGTGGTCAGAGTAATATACTTAAATTCTTAACAACAGGAATCAATAAAGGCGAATTAAAAGACACCAATGTAGAAGCATTAGCTTGCGTCTTCTTTGGAACTGCTGTATCAGCAATTAAAGGAGTGAAACACAACAAATTAAAATCAAATGAAAGCATCGAAGATGTTGTAAACATCATTTGGGATGGAGTTAAAAATAAATAA
- a CDS encoding c-type cytochrome, whose product MIKLYLLGVLIALYSLCSISSCQSGKDIKTAQYAVNGQKIYINHCKNCHGDKGEGLGLLYPPLTDVEFLTKNRDRLSCIVKNGLEEEIVVAGKTFNTKMPANEILTDIDIAYVLTYITTNFGKQDKIFSLEEVQMSLKNCK is encoded by the coding sequence ATGATAAAACTATATCTTTTAGGAGTATTGATCGCTCTATATTCTTTATGCTCGATAAGCAGTTGCCAGTCAGGCAAAGATATAAAGACAGCACAATATGCCGTAAATGGACAAAAAATATATATTAATCATTGTAAAAATTGTCATGGCGATAAGGGTGAAGGCTTAGGCCTATTATATCCACCATTAACGGATGTAGAATTTTTAACAAAAAATAGAGATCGTTTATCCTGTATTGTTAAGAATGGACTAGAAGAAGAAATTGTAGTTGCGGGCAAAACATTTAACACTAAAATGCCAGCGAATGAAATCTTGACCGACATCGATATCGCCTATGTTTTAACCTATATTACCACAAATTTTGGTAAGCAAGATAAAATATTCAGTCTAGAAGAAGTTCAGATGAGTTTAAAAAATTGCAAGTAG
- a CDS encoding SCO family protein, whose amino-acid sequence MLKSIQIGASFLIALTTFTISSCQSNTVTLPIYGQREPVEKIIDGKTVIDTLYHTIPPFKFLNQDSVYITDKNFDNKVYIANFFFTHCPSICPTMNRNLLKVYEQYKDSDQVYFLSHSIDFKYDQPHVLKEYANKLGVSNDHWNFVMGSKADIYGIANQYLVYTAEDKNAPGGYDHQGYLVLVDKQKRIRGAYDGTNDEQVAKLQKELAILLEEK is encoded by the coding sequence ATGTTAAAATCAATTCAGATTGGTGCTTCTTTTCTTATTGCACTAACAACATTTACAATATCTAGTTGTCAGTCCAATACAGTTACACTTCCTATTTATGGTCAACGTGAACCAGTAGAGAAAATTATAGATGGTAAGACGGTTATTGATACCCTATACCATACCATCCCACCTTTCAAATTTCTAAATCAAGATAGTGTCTATATAACGGATAAGAATTTCGATAACAAAGTGTATATCGCTAATTTCTTTTTCACTCATTGCCCAAGTATATGCCCTACTATGAACAGAAATCTGTTGAAAGTATACGAGCAATATAAGGATAGTGATCAAGTTTACTTTTTATCACATAGCATTGATTTCAAATATGACCAGCCACATGTCTTGAAAGAATATGCCAATAAATTGGGTGTTAGCAATGATCATTGGAATTTTGTGATGGGATCAAAAGCCGATATCTATGGAATTGCAAACCAATACTTGGTCTACACAGCAGAAGACAAAAATGCGCCAGGAGGATATGATCATCAAGGATATCTGGTATTAGTAGATAAACAAAAAAGAATTCGCGGTGCTTATGACGGTACTAATGATGAGCAAGTTGCGAAACTACAAAAAGAACTTGCTATCCTACTCGAAGAAAAGTAA
- a CDS encoding transposase has product MKKLAFLVASAFAITSCANSSNTNNQYDLAKTQEETMKIHDEIMPQVSIFDKDAVTIDSILTNLSAIKTAKPNLDTTNTRQELSQLKSNLEDATDHMMDWMKDYSADSTTVDYANRELTKVKDMKAVFDRVSKEKQEILKKY; this is encoded by the coding sequence ATGAAAAAATTAGCTTTTTTAGTTGCGTCAGCTTTTGCAATAACTTCATGTGCCAATAGCTCAAATACAAATAATCAATATGATTTAGCGAAAACACAAGAAGAAACCATGAAAATTCATGATGAGATCATGCCGCAAGTAAGTATTTTTGATAAAGATGCAGTTACTATCGATTCAATCCTCACAAACCTTAGTGCTATAAAAACAGCTAAACCTAATCTAGATACAACAAATACTCGACAAGAATTGTCTCAGTTAAAAAGCAATCTCGAAGATGCAACAGATCATATGATGGATTGGATGAAAGACTATAGTGCCGATTCAACGACAGTAGATTATGCTAATCGCGAATTGACTAAAGTAAAAGACATGAAAGCAGTCTTTGATCGTGTATCAAAAGAGAAACAAGAAATCTTAAAAAAGTATTAA
- a CDS encoding DUF4442 domain-containing protein — protein sequence MLYSPKSLKWLLRIYPPFLFQRIWVKKIHTDFQGVDVKIIKSIFNKNSNSTIFGGTIFSAVDPFYAILIDQRLQSHGFKKTVAWLKSASIEYKKPGLTNLRFSIKITDEDFNECMDTLKNRGRIIKTFSVEIVNDQNEICAIAKNEIYIRDLNFTYTRV from the coding sequence ATGTTGTATAGTCCCAAATCCCTAAAGTGGTTATTAAGAATTTACCCGCCATTTTTATTCCAACGCATATGGGTCAAAAAAATTCATACAGACTTTCAAGGTGTGGATGTAAAAATTATCAAAAGTATTTTCAATAAAAACTCAAACAGTACCATATTTGGTGGAACAATTTTTTCAGCAGTTGATCCTTTTTATGCGATTCTTATTGATCAGCGCTTACAATCGCATGGATTTAAAAAAACTGTAGCTTGGCTCAAATCAGCATCCATTGAATATAAAAAGCCTGGCTTGACCAATCTTAGATTTTCGATCAAAATAACTGACGAGGATTTTAATGAATGCATGGATACACTTAAAAACAGAGGTCGGATTATTAAGACATTTTCTGTAGAAATTGTGAACGATCAAAATGAAATTTGTGCCATTGCGAAAAATGAAATCTATATTCGTGACCTGAATTTTACATACACCAGAGTATAA
- a CDS encoding MFS transporter, protein MANQPEMSSNKNVWIIILVASLGYFVDIYDLIIFSIVRVKSFEEIGVSPTDMRSEGEFVLNMQMGGLLIGGVIWGIIGDKFGRLKVLFGSILLYSLANISNGFVQDVMTYGIIRFIAGIGLAGELGAGITLVSESMHKSKRGYGTMLVATVGVLGAVLGYFISEQYDWRTAYFVGGGMGLLLLLMRVGALESGLFKTAEEKTVVKGKFSMLFTDKRRFKRYLYCLCIGLPIWFVVGVLVTQAPEIGKALHAPVVLSAGKGVLFTYLGISLGDLLAGLLAQVLKSRKKVVLLCQIIILVSSSWYLLSDGLSETKFIWLSFFMGLGIGYWATFVTISAEQFGTNLRATVATTAPNFVRGALIPSTMLYGVLVNHWGIITAAFMMIFLLSGIAIYALTQLEESFDKDLNYLEEE, encoded by the coding sequence ATGGCTAACCAACCCGAAATGTCCTCAAACAAGAATGTTTGGATTATTATTCTTGTTGCCTCATTGGGGTATTTTGTTGATATATATGACCTCATTATCTTTTCGATTGTTCGTGTAAAATCTTTTGAAGAAATCGGTGTTTCTCCCACGGATATGCGTTCTGAGGGGGAGTTTGTATTAAATATGCAGATGGGCGGATTACTGATTGGAGGCGTGATCTGGGGGATCATTGGTGATAAGTTTGGGCGATTGAAAGTCTTGTTTGGTTCGATTTTGCTGTATTCATTGGCGAACATATCGAATGGTTTTGTACAAGATGTGATGACGTACGGTATCATTCGTTTCATTGCCGGTATTGGTTTAGCGGGTGAATTGGGAGCCGGTATTACCTTAGTTAGCGAAAGCATGCATAAGTCAAAACGGGGGTATGGTACCATGCTGGTTGCTACAGTTGGTGTCTTAGGCGCCGTTTTAGGATATTTTATATCTGAACAATATGATTGGAGAACTGCTTACTTTGTTGGCGGCGGTATGGGATTGTTGTTACTGTTAATGCGGGTAGGAGCACTCGAGTCTGGCTTGTTTAAAACAGCAGAAGAGAAAACAGTAGTGAAGGGCAAGTTTAGTATGCTTTTTACTGATAAACGTCGTTTTAAAAGATATTTATACTGTTTGTGCATCGGATTACCGATTTGGTTTGTGGTAGGTGTACTGGTTACTCAGGCTCCAGAGATTGGTAAAGCGCTACATGCGCCAGTTGTTCTTAGTGCTGGAAAAGGAGTTTTGTTCACCTATCTGGGGATTTCTTTAGGGGATTTACTAGCAGGTTTATTAGCTCAGGTTTTGAAATCACGAAAGAAAGTCGTTTTACTGTGTCAAATAATTATCCTCGTAAGTTCTTCATGGTACTTATTAAGTGATGGTTTGTCTGAGACTAAATTTATATGGCTTTCCTTTTTTATGGGACTTGGTATAGGTTATTGGGCAACTTTTGTCACCATATCTGCAGAACAGTTCGGGACGAATTTGCGAGCTACAGTGGCCACTACTGCACCTAACTTTGTTCGTGGAGCACTGATCCCTTCAACAATGTTGTACGGTGTTCTTGTCAATCACTGGGGTATTATTACAGCCGCATTTATGATGATATTTTTATTATCAGGAATTGCTATATATGCATTAACACAGCTCGAAGAGAGCTTTGATAAAGATCTGAATTATCTGGAAGAAGAGTAG
- the purN gene encoding phosphoribosylglycinamide formyltransferase, with the protein MKKRIAIFASGSGSNAQKIMEYFKYSEDAEIAIVLSNNADAYVIQRADNFEIPVHVFDRNEFFRSDEIVKMLKNLNIDLIVLAGFLWLVPNNLLQAFPNKIINIHPALLPKYGGKGMYGDHVHKAVLANKETEHGITIHFANEHFDEGEVIYQGRFKVEPHDTLEVIKFKGQQLEHQQYPKVIDNLLKKM; encoded by the coding sequence GTGAAAAAACGTATTGCCATATTTGCTTCAGGTTCTGGTTCCAATGCCCAAAAAATAATGGAATATTTTAAATATTCTGAAGATGCCGAAATCGCTATCGTATTGAGCAATAATGCTGATGCATATGTTATCCAAAGAGCTGATAATTTTGAAATACCTGTCCACGTATTTGACCGAAATGAATTTTTCAGATCGGACGAAATTGTTAAAATGTTAAAAAACTTAAACATTGACTTAATTGTACTTGCAGGATTCCTTTGGTTAGTTCCTAATAATCTTTTACAAGCTTTTCCAAATAAGATTATTAATATCCATCCAGCGCTGTTACCTAAATATGGTGGCAAAGGTATGTATGGTGATCATGTTCATAAAGCCGTATTGGCAAATAAAGAAACAGAGCATGGCATAACAATTCATTTTGCAAATGAGCATTTTGATGAAGGAGAAGTAATTTATCAAGGCCGATTTAAAGTAGAGCCTCATGATACTTTAGAGGTAATTAAGTTTAAAGGACAACAATTAGAACATCAGCAATACCCTAAGGTAATTGACAACTTACTAAAAAAGATGTAA
- a CDS encoding peroxiredoxin family protein: MKTFTLILITFLLIPTKRVSAQAPTQIQYFSLQEVFTGKSFKTSDLPKEGLIIFNYYDTGCSHCQKMGAGIADQLQAFKNIKFYFVAMNDVEYVEGFINMFAKKLRPHPNVSFILDKNGQFISLFKPTQTPSLYIYDAKTHKLLKHLDGVDDVKVLQVALQQLIK; encoded by the coding sequence ATGAAAACATTTACATTAATACTAATTACTTTTTTACTTATACCAACAAAGCGGGTCAGTGCTCAGGCGCCTACACAGATCCAATATTTTTCTCTTCAAGAGGTATTTACCGGTAAATCTTTTAAAACGTCCGATTTACCAAAGGAGGGACTTATCATTTTTAATTACTACGATACGGGCTGTAGTCATTGTCAGAAAATGGGGGCGGGGATAGCGGATCAGCTACAGGCGTTTAAAAATATTAAATTCTACTTTGTTGCCATGAATGATGTCGAATATGTGGAAGGATTTATAAATATGTTTGCAAAGAAATTGAGACCTCATCCTAACGTATCTTTTATTTTAGATAAAAATGGACAGTTTATCAGCTTATTTAAACCTACACAAACACCTTCACTGTATATCTACGATGCAAAAACACACAAATTATTAAAACATTTAGATGGTGTTGATGATGTTAAGGTATTGCAAGTAGCTTTGCAACAGCTAATCAAATAG